The sequence TAAACGCATCGGGGCCAACAGATGATAGCTTGCCCAGTACGTAAGCCATATCGTCTCTGAAACGGTTATATGACTTAGAAGTAGTGATATCTGCAAGATATTCTTTCAAGGCACCCACATTAGGATCTATCGACATGTTATTGTCGTTCAGGATCACCAGGATGTTCGAATTTTCGATACCCGCGTGGTTCAGCGCCTCGAAAGCCATACCGGCACCCATCGATCCATCGCCGATAACGGCCACGTGCTGACGGTCGGTTTCGCCTTTATATTGCGATGCTACGGCCATGCCTAATGCTGCCGAGATGGAAGTAGAGGAATGGCCTACGCCAAAGGTATCATATTCGCTTTCCGAACGTTTGGGGAACCCGCTGATGCCGCCATGCATACGGTTGGTATGGAAAACATCGCGGCGGCCGGTTAATATTTTATGGCCATAGGCCTGGTGGCCTACGTCCCACACTAACTGATCGTAAGGGGTGTTTAAAACATAGTGCAGGGCAACGGTTAATTCAACCACGCCCAGGCTGGCCGCAAAGTGGCCGCCGTTTACCGATACCACATCAATAATATACTGGCGTAACTCCTGCGATATGCGCTCCAGATCTTCTTCGCCAAAGCGCTTTAAATCAGAGGGTTGATTTATTGTTTGCAAAAGTTTGCCTGCGGGTACCTGCATGGAAATTAACGTCGGATAATTAGCTTACAAAGTAATGGAATTTATATGGAAAAATCCACCGCCAGAGTGGTTAATTATTGTTAATTGCGTTATTTATAAGCAATTTAAATTCAATAGCTTATTTTTGAACTTTCTATATGACCGCTCAGGATAGTTTTGAAGTTAAATTGCCCCAGTTTGAGGGCCCATTCGATCTGCTGCTTTTTTTCATCGAGCGCGACGAACTGGACATTCACGACATCTCCATCACCAATATCACCAACGATTTCCTCGACTATATCCACCAGATGACCATCCTGAACATGGAGGTAGCCAGTGAGTTTATTTTTGTGGCCGCCACCCTGATGCGCATCAAAGCCAAAATGTTGTTGCCCCGCTACGAAGCCGATGCCGATGGTAATGAGGTTGACCTGAAAGAAGAGCTGATACGCAAACTGGTTGAGTACAAAAAAATAAAAGTACTGTGCGATGAACTGCGCCCCTTTGAAGATGAACGCCTTAAGCAGGAAAAGCGCGGCAACATCAAATACGACCTGGAGCAGGTAGAAGAGGTGGTTACGCCGGGCGAAGAACTATCAAGCGTAACGTTGTACAAACTGATGCTCACCTACGAGCGCCTGAACAAGCGCTGGCTTACCCGTGTAGAACCGGTAACGCATACCGTGGTGCAGTACCCCTACACCATCGAAAAGCAGAAGAAAGCGATAAGCGAGCTGCTGCAAATTAACAAGCGCCTTGATTTTAAATCGATAGCCCGCAGTTCGGAAAACAAGGTGCACTTTGTTTACAAC comes from Mucilaginibacter mali and encodes:
- a CDS encoding segregation and condensation protein A, with protein sequence MTAQDSFEVKLPQFEGPFDLLLFFIERDELDIHDISITNITNDFLDYIHQMTILNMEVASEFIFVAATLMRIKAKMLLPRYEADADGNEVDLKEELIRKLVEYKKIKVLCDELRPFEDERLKQEKRGNIKYDLEQVEEVVTPGEELSSVTLYKLMLTYERLNKRWLTRVEPVTHTVVQYPYTIEKQKKAISELLQINKRLDFKSIARSSENKVHFVYNFLAVLEMLQQELIDIQIGLGFNNFWIAPRAAVNRD